The following coding sequences are from one Carettochelys insculpta isolate YL-2023 chromosome 5, ASM3395843v1, whole genome shotgun sequence window:
- the LOC142013884 gene encoding myogenesis-regulating glycosidase-like produces MYTFLPENFTPVKQKPPKELKPMIGAIVVGLLLFIAAVVAWCYYTASLRKAERLKTELMDLRKDGFIIKNQQGEVVFRLAFRSGALDLESCSKEKEILTCTRSDKGKLNFFIQTVKPKDTVMCYRVRWEEFVVDTVVEHTMFWEDAHWYGGCEMSVQHWPIRLPGYQEPMPFVTSDVYSFRDSFGGILERYWLSSKAAAIKINDSVPFHLGFNASEQSLFFQARYKDSPYKPPLGQQPFPELSYRVCVGSDVTSIHKYMVRRYFNKPSKIPSENAFRYPIWSTWALYKNEIDQDKLLRFAEKIKKYRFNCSHIEIDDTYTQSYGDFDFDPVKFPNVTEMFKTLREEGFKVTLWTHPFINYNSSNFGVGIERQLFIKEPTGQLPAMVKWWNGIGAILDFTNPAAREWFQSHLKQLRSKYGIASFKFDAGEVSYLPKQFSTFRPLSDPSIWSRRYTEMAIPFYELAEVRVGYQSQNISCFFRIIDRDSVWGYELGLKSLIPTVLTISMLGYPFISADMIGGNFLPNKTEGAVEIPDQELYIRWLELSAFMPSMQFSIPPWLYDKEVIDIAQKFTELHESLVAPLLLELAGEVTDTGDPIIRPIWWISPSDEFAHKIDSQFLIGDTLMVAPVLELGKQERDVYLPAGKWRSYKGELFDKTPVLLTDYPVDLDEVAYFLWVS; encoded by the coding sequence ATGTACACGTTCCTACCTGAAAACTTTACCCCGGTGAAACAGAAGCCACCCAAGGAGCTGAAGCCAATGATTGGAGCAATAGTTGTTGGGCTCCTCTTGTTCATTGCGGCGGTGGTGGCTTGGTGCTACTACACGGCCTCTCTCAGGAAGGCAGAGAGGCTGAAGACGGAATTGATGGACCTGAGGAAGGATGGGTTCATCATCAAAAACCAACAGGGAGAGGTGGTCTTCAGACTGGCCTTCCGGTCAGGAGCCCTCGACCTGGAATCTTGCTCGAAGGAAAAGGAGATTTTAACCTGCaccagatcagacaaggggaagTTGAATTTCTTCATTCAGACGGTCAAGCCCAAGGACACGGTGATGTGTTACCGTGTCCGCTGGGAGGAGTTTGTGGTGGACACGGTGGTCGAGCACACCATGTTCTGGGAGGACGCTCACTGGTACGGGGGCTGCGAGATGAGCGTCCAGCACTGGCCAATCAGACTCCCGGGGTACCAGGAGCCCATGCCCTTTGTGACGAGTGACGTGTATTCCTTCAGGGACAGCTTTGGAGGCATCTTGGAAAGGTACTGGCTGTCCTCGAAAGCAGCAGCTATAAAGATCAATGACTCGGTGCCCTTCCACCTGGGGTTCAACGCCAGCGAACAGTCGCTCTTCTTTCAGGCCAGGTATAAGGATTCTCCCTACAAACCTCCCCTTGGGCAGCAGCCTTTCCCGGAGCTGAGCTACCGTGTCTGCGTCGGCTCGGACGTGACCTCCATTCACAAATACATGGTGCGGAGGTACTTCAACAAGCCTTCTAAGATCCCATCAGAAAATGCCTTCCGGTATCCCATCTGGTCCACATGGGCTCTCTACAAAAACGAGATTGACCAGGATAAGCTGCTGCGTTTTGCAGAAAAGATTAAAAAGTACCGTTTTAATTGCAGCCATATTGAAATCGATGACACCTACACACAGAGTTATGGCGACTTCGACTTTGATCCGGTAAAGTTCCCTAATGTGACAGAGATGTTCAAAACGCTGCGAGAAGAGGGATTTAAAGTTACCCTGTGGACGCATCCCTTTATCAACTACAATTCCTCCAATTTTGGCGTGGGAATAGAGCGGCAGCTCTTTATCAAGGAGCCGACAGGGCAACTGCCCGCCATGGTAAAGTGGTGGAACGGTATTGGGGCCATATTGGATTTTACCAATCCCGCGGCCAGGGAGTGGTTTCAGAGCCACCTGAAGCAACTGCGGTCCAAGTATGGCATAGCGTCCTTTAAATTTGATGCCGGTGAGGTGAGCTACCTGCCAAAGCAGTTCAGCACCTTCAGACCCTTGTCAGATCCCAGCATCTGGTCCAGACGGTACACGGAAATGGCCATTCCATTCTATGAGCTCGCTGAAGTCAGGGTCGGCTATCAGTCCCAAAACATCTCCTGCTTCTTCCGCATCATCGACCGTGACTCGGTTTGGGGATATGAGCTTGGCCTCAAGTCCCTGATCCCTACCGTGCTCACCATTAGCATGCTGGGATACCCTTTCATTTCAGCTGACATGATTGGAGGAAACTTTCTGCCAAACAAGACGGAAGGCGCTGTTGAAATCCCAGACCAGGAGCTGTACATCCGCTGGCTGGAGCTGTCGGCATTCATGCCCTCCATGCAGTTCTCAATACCCCCCTGGCTCTATGACAAAGAAGTGATAGACATAGCACAGAAGTTCACGGAGCTGCACGAGTCCCTGGTCGCCCCTCTCTtattggagctggctggggaggtcacCGACACGGGAGATCCCATCATACGGCCCATCTGGTGGATTTCTCCCAGTGATGAATTTGCTCACAAGATTGACTCCCAGTTTCTCATTGGAGATACCCTCATGGTGGCCCCTGTCCTGGAGCTGGGCAAGCAAGAGCGAGATGTGTACCTCCCCGCTGGCAAATGGCGCAGTTACAAAGGGGAGCTGTTTGATAAAACCCCAGTCCTGCTAACAGACTATCCGGTTGACTTGGATGAAGTTGCTTATTTCCTCTGGGTATCTTAG